The following are encoded in a window of Castanea sativa cultivar Marrone di Chiusa Pesio chromosome 9, ASM4071231v1 genomic DNA:
- the LOC142609781 gene encoding protein virilizer homolog isoform X2, translated as MGRPEPYVLFSQTFNHPHLDEYVDEVLFSEPIVITACEFLEQNASSASQAVTLLGATSPPSFALEVFVKCEGETRFRRLCLPFLYSHSSSNVLEVEAVVTNHLVVRGSYRSLSLIIYGNTAEDLGQFNIEFDDNSLRNLVSSAEGKLEDLPLALHSTNLTIEDSIFSLNALSLPVVASDISVEVKQFLQMLLKILELSKLGDAVDKTVSVVVSAASSYVTRDLCYAANSQKNLTRGKSKECEELHGVISEAREELLELFKVLQHESGSGSADSLAGCTFLDYEADLVNSKELVDLFSQYFEFSKNSSSFGHQQLSQEKNVILGLSVALFLCSSRESCFHFVNSGGMEQLAHLFCHDKQNSTAITLLLLGVIEQATRYSIGCEGFFGWWPREDENVPSGISEGYSQLLKLLLQKPRHDVGSLATHVLHRLRFYEVASRYECAVLSVLGGLSSVSRVTSVTLNMLISAKSQLKRLLNLINSRGPIEDPSPVACASRSLIIGQTEGLLSYKATSSLIASSNCCFSNWDIDLHLLELLKERGFLPLSAALLSSSILRSEVGHTMDVFVDIASSIEALIFSLLFCRSGLIFLLNHPELSATIIHALRGGDDVNKEEFLPLRYASILISKGFFCSLQEVGMIVGVHLRVVNAIDRLLTSTPHSEEFLWVLWELCGLSRSDCGHQALLALGYFPEAVSVLIEALHFVKDSEPDAKISVSPLDLAISHSAAEILEVIVTDSTASTLSSWIGHALEIHRALLSSSPGSNRKDAPTRLVEWIDAGVVYHKNGATGLLRYAAVLASGGDAHLTSTSILVSDLTDGENAVGESSSGSDINVMETLGKFISDKSFDGVTLRDSSVAQLTTAFRILAFISENSTVAAVLYDEGAIAVIYAVLVSCRFMLERSSNNYDYLVDEGTECNSTSDLLLERNREQSLVDLLVPSLVLLINLLQKLQETKEQHRNTKLMNALLQLHREVSPKLAACAADLSSPYPVSALGFGAVCHLIVSALACWPVYGWTPGLFHSLLASVHAASLLTLGPKETCSLLCLLNDLFPEEGIWLWKNGMPLLSAFRTLAIGTLLGPQKERQVNWYLESAHLEKLLSQLTPQLEKLAQIIQHYAISALVVIQDMLRVLIIRIACQNADNASLLLQPILSWIRDCVSEPSSPSDTDAYKVYRLLDFLASLLEHPCGKALLLKEGAVLMLTQVLDRCFDSFDVDSKQILDSKYSAKYGFTLLSWCVPVFKSFLLLCNARTPRQYPGKLNMHNYGNLSTEDCSLILSYLLKFCLVLPVGKELLACLTALRELGSCNEGRSALAAISFHIQSANQELESDRGHERDENYNLFSEFEWRRRPPLLSCWKKLLRSVDIKDDLSTNVIEAVDALCLGALHFCMDGKSGVALKYLFGLPDDMSGTDGFSEENINYIQELITLLRSKISADDHAATSDMDATLYQVTKSTESLLSLLQKPTGSVKVDDILVPLLPNDVFISSKIHRLANGSTIKDDDYLNLGVLGDKFLWECPDDRLSQTTISGKRKVSSVDGTSKRARGENSPAEVTPQGAYSRGLGPSNTPSGSTRRDNFRGRKPNTSRPPSMHVDDYVARERNIDNSSNSNVIAVPRLGSTGGRPPSIHVDKFMALERERQNPVATVVGEAAAQAKNIAPANGAEVEKFNKSKQLKTELDDDLQGIDIVFDGEESESDDKLPFPQPDDNLQQPDPVIVEQSSPHSIVEETESDVNENSQFSHLGTPIASNADENTQSEFSSKMSVSRPGMPLTREHSVSSDKKYFEQSDETNNVFQVKTSIGFDSAAASSSGFAASVYNSASASVQLPGESRIAPQNIYPKNSPQHAVNVPLATGSPGLYDQRFRPNQPPLPPMPPPSTILPVISQTSDPVPSQSSPFINPVTDVQQSLPAAFLVQSDYSSTSSLPMPDSKYSRTSISSPSGSARPPPPLPPTPPPFSSPYNLTSIKTSTSQSSVYNQTSVGTTYPLPPLMPSMGFNRPGSIPMNLYGSSPNQQLGENPQSILQSLNIPQSSIPSIHSIAQLQPLQPPQLTRLPHPPQHPRPPIQASQQLEQGVSLQNQTQMQVHPLQLLQQSQVSSFNNYYQSQQEFSHAQQQQQVEHAQQHALHQQGDVGIQQQQDPGMSLHEYFKSPEAIQSLLSDRDKLCQLLEQHPKLMQMLQERLGQL; from the exons ATGGGTCGACCCGAACCCTACGTCTTGTTCTCCCAGACCTTCAATCATCCCCATCTCGACGAGTACGTCGACGAG GTATTATTTTCTGAACCCATTGTAATCACTGCCTGCGAGTTTCTTGAACAAAACGCTTCTTCGGCCTCTCAAGCTGTAACGCTTCTCGG gGCTACTTCACCACCTTCATTTGCTTTGGAAGTATTTGTTAAATGTGAGGGGGAAACAAGGTTTAGGCGTCTCTGCCTGCCTTTTCTTTATTCTCATTCTTCATCTAATGTGCTAGAAGTAGAG GCTGTTGTAACTAATCATCTGGTTGTAAGGGGCAGCTACCGTAGTCTAAGTTTAATAATATATGGAAACACGGCAGAGGATTTGGGGCAGTTCAACAttgaatttgatgataactCGCTGAGAAATTTAGTTAGTTCTGCTGAGGGAAAGCTTGAAGATCTCCCTCTGGCATTGCACTCAACTAACCTGACAATCGAGGACTCTATATTCTCTCTGAATGCGTTATCCCTTCCAGTTGTTGCATCAGATATATCTGTCGAGGTTAAGCAGTTCTTACAGATGTTGTTAAAGATTTTAGAGTTGTCGAAACTTGGGGATGCAGTGGATAAAACTGTAAGTGTTGTGGTTTCAGCAGCCTCTTCATATGTTACCCGTGACTTATGTTATGCCGCAAACAGTCAGAAAAATCTTACACGTGGCAAGTCAAAAGAATGTGAGGAACTGCATGGTGTCATCAGTGAGGCCAGAGAAGAGCTTCTTGAGCTCTTTAAAGTACTTCAACATGAATCAGGGAGTGGATCTGCTGACTCGTTGGCGGGATGCACTTTTCTTGATTATGAGGCTGATCTGGTTAATTCCAAGGAGTTGGTTGATTTGTTTAGCCAGTACTTTGAGTTTAGCAAGAACTCCTCAAGTTTTGGACACCAACAGCTTTCACAG gaaaaaaatgtcattctaGGGTTGAGCGTGGCTCTCTTCCTGTGCTCTAGTAGAGAGAGCTGCTTTCACTTTGTCAATAGTGGGGGAATGGAGCAGCTTGCACACCTTTTTTGCCATGACAAACAGAATTCTACTGCCATCACATTGCTGCTACTTGGAGTTATTGAGCAGGCTACTCGGTATTCAATTGGGTGTGAGGGATTTTTTGGTTGGTGGCCtcgtgaagatgaaaatgtCCCTTCTGGTATTAGTGAAGGTTATAGTCAACTGTTGAAGTTGTTATTACAAAAACCTCGTCATGATGTTGGTTCTCTTGCAACTCATGTCCTCCACCGCCTAAGATTTTATGAAGTTGCTTCAAGATATGAG TGTGCAGTTCTGTCTGTTTTGGGAGGCCTCTCTTCTGTCAGTAGGGTTACCAGTGTTACCTTAAACATGCTTATCAGTGCTAAATCTCAACTTAAGAGGCTCCTG AACTTGATAAATTCGCGTGGTCCAATTGAAGATCCTTCTCCAGTGGCCTGTGCAAGCAGATCATTAATTATTGGTCAAACAGAAGGATTATTGTCATATAAAGCAACCAGTAGCTTGATTGCTTCATCAAATTGTTGTTTTTCAAATTGGGACATTGACTTGCATTTGCTGGAACTTCTTAAG GAGAGGGGATTTCTTCCGTTGTCAGCTGCACTGTTGTCATCATCAATATTGCGTTCAGAAGTTGGACATACTATGGACGTATTTGTTGATATTGCATCGTCAATTGAGGCCTTAattttttcacttcttttttgtCGCTCAG GCTTAATATTCCTACTAAATCACCCTGAACTTTCAGCTACAATAATTCATGCTCTAAGGGGTGGTGATGATGTAAATAAGGAAGAATTTCTTCCTCTTCGGTATGCATCCATTTTAATATCAAAGGGTTTCTTTTGCAGTCTGCAGGAAGTTGGCATGATTGTAGGGGTACATTTGAGGGTG GTTAATGCCATAGATCGTTTGCTTACATCAACTCCACACTCTGAAGAATTTTTATGGGTATTGTGGGAACTTTGTGGTCTGTCTAG GTCTGATTGTGGTCACCAGGCTCTGTTGGCTCTTGGATATTTTCCGGAG GCTGTTTCAGTTTTAATTGAAGCATTACACTTTGTCAAGGACTCAGAGCCAGATGCCAAGATCA GTGTTTCACCGCTAGATCTTGCAATATCTCACTCAGCGGCTGAGATTCTTGAAGTCATTGTTACTGATTCAACAGCGTCTACTCTTTCTTCTTGGATTGGACATGCTTTAGAAATCCATAGGGCTCTACTTTCCTCTTCTCCAGGCTCCAATAGAAAAGATGCTCCTACACGGCTGGTGGAATGGATAGATGCTGGTGTAGTTTATCATAAAAATGGGGCGACTGGTCTTCTACGGTATGCTGCTGTGTTGGCTTCTGGAGGAGATGCCCACTTAACTTCAACCAGCATCCTTGTGTCAGATCTGACGGATGGTGAGAATGCTGTTGGAGAATCTTCCAGTGGTTCTGATATCAATGTTATGGAGACTCTTGGAAAATTTATTTCTGACAAGTCATTTGATGGTGTTACCCTTCGGGATTCTTCCGTGGCACAGTTGACGACAGCGTTTCGAATTTTGGCATTTATTTCTGAGAACTCA ACTGTAGCTGCTGTTCTGTATGATGAAGGTGCCATAGCTGTTATCTACGCGGTTCTGGTTAGCTGCAGGTTCATGCTTGAGAGGTCCTCAAACAATTATG ATTACCTTGTTGATGAGGGTACAGAATGCAATTCTACTTCAGATTTACTATTAGAACGTAACCGTGAGCAGAGCTTAGTTGATCTCTTGGTTCCTTCTTTGGTATTGCTGATCAACCTTTTGCAGAAATTACAG GAAACTAAGGAGCAGCATAGAAATACAAAACTAATGAATGCCCTTTTACAATTGCATCGAGAAGTAAG TCCAAAGCTTGCTGCTTGTGCAGCAGACTTATCATCTCCTTATCCCGTTTCGGCACTTGGTTTTGGAGCTGTGTGCCATCTTATTGTGTCAGCACTTGCTTGTTGGCCGGTTTATGGCTGGACTCCTGGCCTTTTCCATTCACTGCTAGCTAGTGTTCATGCTGCCTCATTGCTGACATTGGGCCCAAAAGAAACCTGCAGTTTGCTGTGTCTTTTG AATGATTTATTTCCTGAAGAAGGCATCTGGCTTTGGAAGAATGGAATGCCCTTGTTGAGTGCCTTTAGAACATTAGCTATTGGGACGTTATTGGGACCTCAGAAGGAGAGACAGGTCAACTGGTATCTGGAGTCTGCACACCTTGAAAAGCTGCTTAGCCAATTAACACCTCAGCTTGAGAAACTTGCCCAGATTATCCAACATTATGCCATATCT GCATTGGTGGTCATTCAAGACATGCTGCGAGTTCTAATAATTCGTATTGCTTGCCAAAATGCTGACAACGCTTCTTTACTTCTTCAACCCATATTATCATGGATTCGTGATTGTGTTTCTGAGCCATCTTCTCCATCAGACACAGATGCTTACAAG GTTTACAGATTACTTGATTTTCTTGCTAGCTTATTGGAGCATCCCTGTGGCAAG GCACTATTGTTAAAGGAAGGTGCTGTTCTGATGCTCACGCAAGTGTTGGATAGGTGTTTTGATTCCTTTGATGTGGATTCAAAACAGATTCTAGATAGTAAATATTCAGCTAAATATGGGTTTACTTTACTTAGTTGGTGTGTCCCTGTATTCAAGTCCTTCTTGCTACTTTGTAATGCAAGAACACCACGACAATATCCTGGCAAACTCAATAT GCATAATTATGGAAATTTGAGTACTGAAGACTGTTCACTGATTTTATCTTATCTCCTTAAGTTTTGTCTG GTTCTGCCAGTTGGAAAAGAGTTACTTGCATGTCTTACAGCCTTGAGAGAATTAGGTTCTTGCAATGAAGGTCGGAGTGCTCTGGCAGCTATTTCCTTTCATATCCAATCTGCTAATCAGGAACTTGAATCAGATAGAGGACATGAAAGGGATGAGAATTATAATCTTTTTAGTGAATTTGAGTGGAGAAGGCGCCCCCCTTTGCTAAGTTGCTGGAAGAAGTTGTTGAGATCAGTTGATATAAAAGATGATTTGTCAACTAATGTGATTGAGGCTGTGGATGCATTGTGTTTGGGTGCTTTGCACTTTTGCATGGATGGGAAAAG TGGTGTTGCATTGAAATACCTTTTTGGGCTTCCTGATGATATGTCGGGAACTGATGGCTTTTCTGAAGAGAACATTAATTACATACAGGAATTGATTACTCTATTGAGGTCAAAGATCTCTGCTGATGACCATGCAGCCACTTCTGACATGGATGCCACTTTGTATCAG GTTACAAAGTCTACAGAGTCATTGTTGTCATTGTTGCAGAAGCCTACTGGTTCAGTTAAGGTGGATGATATTCTTGTACCTTTGTTGCCAAATGATGTTTTTATATCATCAAAGATACATCGGCTGGCAAATGGCAGCACCATAAAGGATGATGATTATCTTAACCTAGGAGTACTTGGAGATAAATTCCTGTGGGAATGTCCTGATGATAGATTGTCGCAGACAACAATTTCTGGAAAGAGGAAAGTGTCTTCTGTGGATGGTACAAGTAAGCGTGCTAGAGGAGAAAATTCACCGGCTGAAGTCACTCCCCAGGGTGCATATTCGCGGGGACTGGGTCCTTCTAATACCCCTTCTGGTTCTACCCGCAGGGATAACTTCAGGGGGCGGAAACCAAATACCAGCAGACCGCCTTCTATGCATGTTGATGACTATGTTgcaagagaaagaaatattgatAATTCTAGTAATTCTAATGTAATTGCTGTGCCACGATTGGGATCTACTGGTGGAAGGCCTCCCTCTATACATGTGGATAAATTTATGGCCTTAGAAAGGGAACGGCAGAATCCTGTGGCGACAGTTGTTGGGGAGGCAGCAGCACAAGCGAAGAATATAGCTCCTGCAAATGGTGCAGAAGTGGAGAAGTTCAACAAATCTAAGCAATTGAAAACAGAGCTAGATGATGATCTTCAGGGAATTGATATAGTTTTTGATGGAGAGGAGTCTGAATCTGATGACAAATTGCCCTTTCCTCAGCCAGATGATAATCTACAGCAGCCTGATCCTGTCATAGTTGAGCAGAGTTCTCCCCACTCTATTGTTGAAGAGACAGAGAGTGATGTTAATGAAAATAGCCAATTTTCTCACTTGGGTACACCAATAGCATCTAATGCTGATGAAAACACCCAAAGTGAGTTTTCTTCAAAGATGTCAGTTTCACGTCCTGGAATGCCATTGACTCGAGAACACAGTGTCTCTTCAGATAAAAAGTATTTTGAGCAGTCCGATGAGACCAACAATGTTTTCCAAGTGAAGACCTCCATTGGATTTGATTCTGCAGCAGCAAGTAGTTCTGGGTTTGCTGCCTCTGTTTACAATAGTGCATCAGCGTCTGTACAATTACCAGGCGAGTCTAGGATAGCCCCACAAAATATCTATCCAAAGAACAGCCCACAGCATGCTGTTAATGTACCTCTAGCTACAGGATCTCCGGGACTTTATGACCAGAGATTTCGACCAAACCAACCACCTTTACCTCCAATGCCACCTCCATCAACAATCTTGCCGGTAATATCTCAGACTTCTGATCCAGTTCCAAGTCAGTCATCTCCATTTATTAACCCTGTAACAGATGTACAGCAGTCACTTCCTGCGGCGTTCCTA GTTCAGTCAGATTACAGTTCAACATCTTCCCTTCCAATGCCAGATTCTAAGTATTCCAGGACTTCTATCTCTTCTCCCAGTGGATCTGCAAGGCCGCCACCACCACTTCCTCCTACACCACCTCCATTTTCCAGCCCCTACAATTTAACATCCATTAAAACTTCTACATCCCAATCCTCAGTATACAATCAGACAAGTGTGGGAACAACTTATCCACTACCTCCCTTGATGCCATCCATGGGTTTCAATAGGCCAGGTTCAATTCCCATGAATCTCTATGGAAGTTCCCCAAATCAGCAGCTGGGTGAGAACCCACAAAGTATCTTGCAGAGTCTCAACATCCCTCAGTCTTCCATTCCATCAATACATTCCATTGCTCAGTTGCAGCCACTGCAGCCCCCGCAGCTTACACGTCTGCCACATCCACCACAGCATCCTAGGCCACCTATTCAAGCCTCACAACAGTTAGAACAAGGGGTGTCTTTGCAAAATCAAACTCAAATGCAAGTGCATCCATTACAGTTGCTACAACAGTCACAAGTTTCTTCCTTCAATAATTATTATCAATCTCAACAAGAGTTTTCACATgcacaacaacagcaacaagtAGAACATGCTCAACAGCATGCACTACACCAGCAAGGGGATGTTGGAATCCAGCAGCAACAAGATCCAGGAATGTCGTTACATGAGTACTTCAAATCTCCAGAAGCTATTCAG TCTTTATTGAGTGATCGGGATAAGCTTTGCCAGCTTTTGGAGCAGCATCCAAAACTAATGCAGATGCTTCag GAAAGGTTGGGTCAGCTATAG